Proteins encoded in a region of the Bacteroidota bacterium genome:
- a CDS encoding 2-oxoacid:acceptor oxidoreductase family protein — MTEEIIIAGFGGQGVLSMGKIIAYSGIMQDQEVSWMPSYGPEMRGGTANVTVIVSDNKVSSPLLNEYDTAIILNQQSMDKFEETVKPGGVLLYDPNGISKNPTRKDIKIYKITATAEATGMGNPKIFNMIVLGGYLKIKPILKMENVIKGLKKSLPERHHHLIPLNEKAITKGLELVKET, encoded by the coding sequence ATGACAGAAGAAATAATTATAGCAGGATTTGGCGGTCAAGGTGTTCTTTCAATGGGAAAGATTATTGCCTATTCCGGAATTATGCAAGACCAAGAAGTAAGCTGGATGCCATCTTACGGTCCAGAAATGAGAGGTGGAACAGCAAATGTTACTGTTATCGTTAGCGACAACAAAGTAAGCTCTCCGCTTTTAAATGAATATGATACAGCAATTATCCTCAATCAACAATCAATGGATAAGTTTGAGGAAACAGTTAAGCCGGGAGGCGTTTTACTCTACGACCCTAACGGAATAAGTAAAAATCCGACTAGAAAAGATATTAAAATTTATAAAATTACTGCTACTGCGGAAGCAACAGGAATGGGAAATCCCAAAATATTTAATATGATAGTTCTAGGTGGATATTTGAAAATCAAACCTATTCTGAAAATGGAAAATGTTATCAAAGGTTTAAAAAAATCATTACCGGAGAGACATCACCATCTTATTCCTCTTAATGAAAAAGCAATTACTAAAGGTTTAGAATTAGTAAAAGAAACTTAA